The region gcttaaaggttccttccaacccaaagcattccatgactctgtgctCCAGGGAACACTTCCAAACCCCATGTCATCCAGCACACAACCTGAGACCACAGGAGCTCAGCTGCAAGCAGAACACCTTTTCCTATACCCTTACCTGACACCAAACCTACCAATAAGAGCAGTCTCCAAACCATCACTGTCCATTCAATGCCCCAGGAAGAACCCAGCAGAGGGGTGCCAGCAGCATAAGGAGTTAGATGTTGTAAGAGGTGGAGAATTTGTGCTAAAGAAAAGCTGAGCactggctggagctgcaggtgaTGGTAGGTGCCAGTGCTGCCGGGCAGAAGGCAGAACAGCCCTGAGCATGGCATGACCTCCTTCTTCACTGCTTGTCACTCATGTTGTAGATTGCCCCTAGTGCTGCAAAATCCACTGCTAAGATCCACCCTGGACCAAGGGAAGACAGATAGTTTCCTACAAGAGACCTTCAGCCTCCTGCAGTCTCAAAGAAATGAGACCAAAAGTCAAGTTGACATGGTGCCTGACCTCATCAACCAGCCatccctcttgtgctggcagCCTCCTCCTATTTCAGGTCATGGAGCTGGGAAGATGTTTAGCTCTCCTTAACCAGCACAACCTTAACAAAAGAACAACTTACTCTGGTGTGagtgacagcagagagcagccagaccaCCCTCTGAGGTCAAACACAGAGGAGTTTGTCAACTGTCCCCCACAACCAAAGCTATTTTAGgcctcttctgcctcagcattttcacagattgcattggaaaggaccctcaaaggccacCTCACCCAACCCCCTTTGGTCTCCTGAAAAAATACTCAGTGAAGCTGCATTTTGGTCTCCATCCCCAAACCCAGTCAGGTTGTTCCTTCTTCCCAACAGAAAGAACTCAAAAAAGATCTTTAGATCCCCCACCCACCTTAATCTGTGGCTCggaaaacaaacagaatttATGACTGTCCAGCATCTGGATCAAAATTGTAGgttccctgcctctgcccaccccCCTCACGACATCAAAAATCATTGACTAAAGGCCCAAACTGGTGCATTCCCTTCTCCTGGCTCCTTCTCAGTCATACTGCAGCAGAGAGTAGAAAGGGATGGGCTTGAGCTTCTCTGAGCCTTTCAGGGATTGTAACTCTATGATCACCAGGCACTCCACGATTTCAGCCTTCAGCCTCTTCAGCAGCTCACAGGCTGCACACATGGTACCTGCATGACATAGGTGGAGCAGAAATATCATCAATCAAGGAGCTTCAACCCTCACAGccactcctgctgctccccacacaCCTGTAGGTGGCTTACACCACCTGCTTCTCTCACCTCCAGTCGCAAGCAAGTCATCGACAATGGCTACTTTTTGTCCCTGTTCCACGGCATCGCTCTGGATttcaagctcagcctgcagGGTGGAGAGAAGAGCTTCATTTGAGTCTTGCCTCAGAGAGAAACACATCAAGAACCACCAAGACGTGGTGGAACGCAGGTAAGTCTCCAGTGAGATCAACACTCAGCACCTAAACCACAGACCCCAGCTCCAGGGGAATGCCATGGGAATATTGAGCAGGTTAGGTGATTGCTGGGCCAACCCCCTGGCACGTCAACATCCTTAATGTTCAACGTGGCCCCACCATGAAGCCTTATCCCAAAGCACTTCTCCGGTAAGGAAAACCTGTAACGCACCAGGGCTGGAGCGCGGCACTGCCAAGGCAGATCCCAACCACCACAAGGCAACATCTTGTGTCAGATGGAGCTTGTGCCACAGAGGGGTTGGCCCAAACAACCCTGACAACAACCCCGAGGTGAGGTGGTTCTACAGGCGTtaggtgccagcagcagcacgtTGTTAGCTCACCCCCCAAGCCCTGTCACGGGGGAGGCTGCGGCGTTCCGAGGCGAGCTGAAGACATGCAACAAAGGAGCACTTGGAGCACTTACTGGAAGAGTGAGGAACACACTCCACGTTCATGCCCCTGAATTCAAGCCAAAGAAAGCTATTTAGCACCGAGTCTTATCATCCTCCAACCAAcgccccccaccccaaaacaaaaaaaccaccatgcAGCTCACCAACGCAAACCATGTGTCCGTGGCTTGGGGCAGGAGCTCCTTGTTGGtgaagctcagcactgctcccaaAGCTTGCGCCGTGCCAGAACCCTCCTGGCTGCAAGACCCAGCTTGGGCACCACCCCCCCAAAGCAGCTTTTATCACCCCAGTCCCTCTCTGACAGCCCCTCAGCCCTGCCTCAACCATTCTAGaaaccttttcctcctccccaggcttTACCTTGCCATACTCAAGGCTGTAGGAGACAGACTCTGTGGGGCCGGGAAGCTTCCCCTTCTTCCGTATGGGCACAAAGCCGATCCCCAGCCTCTGAGCAAGGGGGGGGCCTATGAGGAAGCCACGAGAGTCCAGGCCTGggggaggaagcagagcagacaaaaactcagaacacagaatcagcttggttggaaaagacctttaagatcatcaagtccaaccactgacccaac is a window of Indicator indicator isolate 239-I01 chromosome 19, UM_Iind_1.1, whole genome shotgun sequence DNA encoding:
- the APRT gene encoding adenine phosphoribosyltransferase isoform X1; protein product: MSEGRLQRVRDRVRPFPDFPQPGVLFRDISPLLKDPAAFKALIDLLEDHLRASFPKIDFIAGLDSRGFLIGPPLAQRLGIGFVPIRKKGKLPGPTESVSYSLEYGKAELEIQSDAVEQGQKVAIVDDLLATGGTMCAACELLKRLKAEIVECLVIIELQSLKGSEKLKPIPFYSLLQYD
- the APRT gene encoding adenine phosphoribosyltransferase isoform X2, whose protein sequence is MSEGRLQRVRDRVRPFPDFPQPGVLFRDISPLLKDPAAFKALIDLLEDHLRASFPKIDFIAGLDSRGFLIGPPLAQRLGIGFVPIRKKGKLPGPTESVSYSLEYGKAELEIQSDAVEQGQKVAIVDDLLATGGTMCSEKLKPIPFYSLLQYD